CGGCCACCGACCTCGGCCCCATGATCGACGCGGGCGAAGTGGATCGGATCGAGGCGTGGGTGAAGGAAGCGGTCGCGCAGGGCGCGCGCGTGCTGACCGGCGGTTCGCCCATCAGCCGCTCGATTTTTGCCCCGACGGTCCTCGAGCAGGTGCCGGAACGATCCAGGATCTGCGCGCAGGAAGTGTTCGCGCCGGTCATCGGATTGTACCGGTTCACCGACTTCAATGACGCCATGGCCGCCGTGAACCGGTCGAGTTTCGGCCTGCAGGCCGGCGTCTTCACCAACGATCTGCTCCACACGTTGGCAGCCTACGACACCCTCGAAGCCGGCGGCATCATCGTCAACGACGTGCCCACCTGGCGGATTGATCACATGCCCTACGGAGGCGTCAAGGACTCGGGCACTGGGCGCGAAGGTCCACGCTACGCGATCGAAGAAATGACCGAACCCCGGCTGCTCGTGATCAACAGGGAGATGGCGTAACGGCCCAACCGAAATTGTTTCGCGCATCCTGTCGGTGAACGCTCGGCATTTACGGTAGAATGCGCTGAATTCTCGAGTCGCCCGGCGGCCACGGGAGCCGCTCAGCCGGGACGGCTGCGAATATGAGGTCCATCGACATGGCGCACACGTATCACGAACTGAAGGACAAGACGGTCTTCGATCTGCGCGAGATTGCCAAAGAGATTCAGCATGACGCCGTGCAGGGGTACTCGCAGATGAACAAGGATCATCTGCTGGTTGCGATCTGCAAGGCCTTGAATATCCCCATTCACGAGCATCACGATGTGGTGGGGATCAATAAGGCCGCCCTTAAGGCACGCATTCGCGTCCTGAAGAAGGAGCGGGATGCAGCCGTCGAGGCGCACGATCACGCGAAACTCAAAGCGATTCGGTCCCACATCCACGGCCTCGACCGCCAGATCAAGAAGCACATGATGTAGACGGTGTGCCGGCGGGGTCGGCGTACAGCCGCCAGCAATCCCGCGCTACACTATCGGACCATGTGTGGAATCTTCGGCATCGTTACGCGAGACGACCAACCCCTGGGCGAGATCCTGCTCGGCGCGGCGCGGCGTCTGTCTTACCGCGGTTACGACTCGGTGGGCGCCGCGACCATCGATCGCGCGGGTCACGTCGATCTGCGGAAGGACGTCGGCAAGGTTGACGAAGTCGCGCCGCGCCTCGGTTTCTCGGCGCTGAGAGGCCACCGTGGCATCGTCCAGCTCCGCTGGGCCACGTTCGGCGCCCCGTCGCAGATCAACGCGCAGCCGCATCTCGACAGCGACGGCGACCTGGTCGGCGCCCACAACGGCAATGTCGTCAATAACGTCGCACTCAGGCAGGAATTCATCGCCGAGGGCCTGACCGTCCGTTCAACCAACGACGGCGAGTCCTGCGTCCACGCCGTCGAGCGATACGTGAATCAGGGCCTCGACATGGTGGAGGCGATCCGCCGCGCCTACGACGTGCTCGAGGGCGACTACGCGTTTGTGATCGCGTCGGTCCACGACGAACGCTTGTACGCTTTCAAGAAGGGCTCAGGCCTGGTCGTCGGCCTGGGGGACGGTTTTACGTGCTGCTCGTCCGACCTGCCCTCGCTGCTGCCGCTGACGACCCGCATCGTGCGCCTGCGCGACGGCGAGATCGTCGTGCTCGATCCCGGTGGCGCCAGTCTCTGGAGCGTGGCCGACGGCGCGCGCGTCGAGCGCGATCCCGAAGTGTTCACCAAGGGCATGGACGCGGCCGTCAAGGGCGGCTACGAGCACTTCATGCTCAAGGAGATCCACGAGCAGCCGGACGTCGCACGGGAGCTGCTCCACCTGTTCGAGGCGTCGCGCCATGTGGACGTAATGGCGTCCGCCATGCGATCGGCGCAGCATCTCTACTACGTCGGATGCGGCACGAGCTACCACGCAGGCATGGTGGGGGCGGTGTACGCGGCCAGGCTCGCCGGCCGGTCCGCAATCCCGGTGCTGGCCCCGCAGTTTGTGGCGCAGTACGGGCCCACACTCACCAAAGACGATGCGGTAGTTTTTGTGAGCCAGAGCGGAGAGACCAAGGACGTCCTGAGCGCGCTCGACGTCGCCGAACGAGCGGGCACCAGGTGCCTGGGCCTGCTCAATGTGCTGGGTTCATCGCTGGCGCACCATGCGAGCGCCTACCTGCCGCTGGCGTGCGGGTACGAAATCAGCGTGCCGGCGACCAAGACCTTCCTCAACCAGGTGCTCGCCTTCCTCTATCTGGCGATGCGGATCGGCGGCCACGACACCAAGGCGCTGCGGACGGTGCCGGATCTGCTGGAACAGACGATCGACACAACCGACGCCCACGTCGATCGAATCCTGCCCAGCGTCAATCCGAGAAGCGACCTCTACACCCTCGGCTATGGCCTGACATACGGCATCGCGCTCGAAGGCGCATTGAAGCTTAAGGAGATCACGTACGCCCACTGCGAGGGGATGCTGAGCACCGAATTCAAGCACGGCCCGCTCAGCGCCGTCGACGAGGGCTACCCGGTGATCTTCGTCGTCGGCCCGGACGATGTGCCGTTGCTGATCAGCGCCATCAACGAAGTCACCGTCAGGGGCGGACGCGCCATCGCCATCGCGGAGCCGGACAGCCGGCTGACCGGCAACGCCCACGATATCGTGCCGCTTCCGGCCGCCGGCGCCTTGATCAATCCTCTGCTGGCGACGATTCCCTTGCAGATGTTGTCCTACAAGATGAGCGTCGCCCGAGGGCACGATCCCGACTTTCCGAGAAACCTGAGTAAGACCCTGACGGTTGACTGAGAGCCTCACGCCTGGTCCTTCCGCCAGGACCCTGGCCCGGATCGCGGCCACGAAGAAGCTCAATGTGGGCAAGCCGATTCGATGAGCGCTCAGGCCGGGTCCCTGACCTGAGCCGTAACTTCAAGGAAACGGAGGAGTTGACCACCCGCGCGATATCCGGTGGCCTCGGCGCCCCCGCCTCGTGTATGATTCGACTTTCTGGAAACTGCTACTGGAGGAGGTCCCCTACGATGAAGCGCTTTGTGGTCCTCGTGTGCGCGATGAGTCTTGTGGCGGCTGGCTGCGACAAGAGCATCAGCCCTGCGGTGCCGACCGGGTTGGTCACACTTGTGGCCCAGTTGGCAGGCGCGTCAAACGTGCCGCCGGCGGGTTATCTCGGTGGCGCCACGGCTCTTGAAGCCGGCGCGACCGGATCGCTCCAGATGACGATGACGCCGACAACTGGCGGCGACTACACGGCGAGCTTCTCCCTCTCTCTCAGAGGCCTGTTGACGCAGGGCGTGCTCCCGTACCCGCTCGACAACGGGTCAGCCATTGTGGCGGGCTACGTCCACCAGGGAGCGGCTGGCGCGCTTGGGGCGCCGGTGGTGGCGCTTCCGATATCGCAGACGGCTCCAATTCTGAGCCCGACCGGTACAGTGCTCATCACCATCAACGGCGTGACTGTGACGTCGGCTGTCGCCAGCGGGATTCTCGCCAACCCGGCCGGGTACTACTTCAACCTCTACTCGGGGCTGAACACGGCCGGCGTTCTGCGCGGTCAACTGGTCAGACAGTAAGGACGCCCCCCGTGGCAACCGGGGTCAGGCGGTAGGTGTGGGAACAGGCCGGATCGTCCCGACGGGCGGTCCGGCCTGTTTCTATCTAATCGCTACCTCTGCTTGAAGCCGGCCGGGATTTCCACGTCGCCAGCTGCTACGGCTGTCTCAATCGACAACACCTCGGTGACCGTTGTCAGGATTGTGGTGCGCGTCTTGGCGCCTGGAGCGCCAGCCGTGCCTTCCGCCGCCGGCTCAGGTTTCTTCTTCCGGCCGAGCAGTCCGCCTAACGCGCCTCCGATCGGGCTGCCGCCGCCGCTGTCCTTGTTGGCCCGCGTGTCGGAGCCGCCTGGGCCCGACGCGCCAGCCACCGTCATCGTGGTCAACATCGGCGTGCCATCGAGCCGCTGGCCTTCTGACTGGATGCGCGCCATCGCGTCCTTCATCCCGGGGTACGTGGCCATCACCTGTGCCAGATCGCGCGCAGCCGGCACGGCCTGATCGCCATAGAGCTTCTGGAAGTACTTCATCTCGAACGCCATGTGCTCCTGCAGCGCGGGAACCTTCGGCGCCATCCACATGTCCGATGTAAGAATCATGCCGCCCGCATCCTCGACGGTCTTGCCCTTCTCGTGCACCGTCAGCGTCATGATGACCTGATCACACGAGGCGCCCGCAACCAGTCTCTTCTCGCCGGTCTTCTTGATGTCGACGTTGAACTCCATCTCCGGCTGCTTGGCGTCGGACTTCTCCCGGGAGGCCTCCTGCTTTCCCTTGGCCATCGCTTTCTGGAACTCGGCGCGCATTTCGTCGAACGTCTTGACCGTGTACGTCTTGGCGCGCAGATCGAGGCGATACACCTTCTCGGCATCCAGATCGACCAGTTCCGCGCTCGTGTCGGTGGTCGACATCCGCCGGTTCCCTTTGACGGCGATGGTCGTGACCGTGCCCTCCTTCATGGCCTTGCCGCCGAACATCCCGGCAACGCTGCCGAGCACGCCTTCCAACTTGATCTGGGTCTTCTGCTGCGACTTGACGTCGGCGCTGAGGCCGAATGTTGAGGTCAGCACGAGAATTGCGCTCAGCAGCGCGACAGAACGGGTTCGCATATCGGATTGTCCTCCTGCCGGATCGGCTCCGGGTGTCGTGATCGCCATTCCCACGAGAGCCGCGTGGCCACCACGACGGCCCGGGAGGTTGCCCGGCGCGGGATGCGTGTGCCTTCATTATAGGCCGTGTTCTATTGGACGCCGCCCTTGGGGATTCGCTTCTCGTACGCGGGACGTGCCGGTCCTTTCGGCGCCGCCGCCACGCGATCCATCACTTCCTTGATGGCTCGCTGCAACTGCGGGTCGACGCCCTTGGCGAGCTCGGTAGGATCGTCTTCCACGCTGATATCCGGCTCGACGCCGTGTCCTTCGGCGAACCATTGCCCCTTCGGATCGTACATCCGGAACGTCGGGACGGTGACGCTACCGCCGTCGGCCAGCGACGGTGCGCCGCTGATGCCGATCAGGCCGCCCCACGTCCGCGTGCCGACGAGCAGCCCGAGACCAGCCTCGCGGAAGTACGTGGGAAACGCGTCGCCGCCTGATCCGCTCCATCCGTTAATCAGCATGACCTCGGGCCCGCGGTGCGCGACCGGAGGCCACTGCTGGCTCGCGCCGTCGCGGACGGCCCAGTACGCCAGGATGGGACGGTTGAGCAGCTCGATGAAGCGGTCCGGGATCTGCCCGCCGCTGTTCCACCGCTCGTCGATGACGAGGCCGTCCTTCTTCCACTGCGCCATGAACTGCCGCATGAGCTCGTTCTGCGCGTCCACGCCGGTGCTCTGCACGTAGATGTAGCCGACCTTGCCGCCGGTCGCCTTGTCGACGATCTGCCGGCGCTGCTCCATCCACGCGCGAAAGCGCAACTCGACCTCGCTGGAGAGACACTTCACGACCACTTGCCGCGCGCCCGTCGTCGAAGGCGTCGCGTTCACCGTCAGCACGACCGTCTTGTCACCCAGGCCCTGGAACGCGGCCCAGGGATCGGTCCTGGCGTCGATGGCCACGCCGTTCACCGCGAGGACGTACTCGCCCGGCTTGACGTTGAGACCGGGCTCGTCGAGCGGCGAGCGCACGCTGGCGTCCCACGGCCCCCCGCGGACGATCTGCTTGATGCGATACGCGCCACCGGCAAGCTCCCAGTCCACCCCGAGCAGGCCGACCGACCGCTGCGGCGCCTGTTCTATGTCGCCGCCGCCGTGATACGTGTGCGACGCATTCAGCTCGCCGATGAACTCACCGATCAGGAAATCCACGTCCCAGCGCGTCACCGCCTCGTCCAGCAGCCGGCCGTAGCGCGTCCGCAACGCGGCCCAGTCCACGCCGTGCATGTTCGGGTCGTAGAAGAAATCGCGCTCGAAGCGATAGACGTCGGCGAAGATCTGGCGCCACTCGGCGCGGGGATCCACCGGTGCTTCCATGTCGGCGGTCGCCAGGGGCTTCTCGAATTTCTGCGCCGGCTTGATGTCGAGAATGGCGAACTTCCGCTTGCTCGCCACGAGCATCTTCTTGCCGTCGAAGGTCACCTCGAACCCGCCGGCTTCGTCCAGGACCGTCTTCTCCTCGCGCTCGGCGAGATCGAAGTACACGATCGGGCTCTTCTCCTCGCCGGAGCCGGCCCGTGGCAGGCGCCGGTACAGCAACTTGCCTTTGATCGCCTGCAGGTCGGCGTAACTGCCCGCCTTGGGGGGCAGTACGATGGCGCGCGATTCAAAATCGTCGAGGTCGATCTCGACGCTGGCCGGCGCCGCCGGGCTCGCTTCTTCCTTCTTGTCGTCCGGCTTCGGCTGCTCGCCCTGCTTGTCCTCCGGCTTGTCGGTCTTCCCGGCCGGCTGTCCCTTCTTGTCAGCCGGCTTGTTGCCGGCATCGGGGGCCGCATTCTCCACGTCGTTGCGCGCGGCCAGTGGAGACGTGACGTCCTTCCGCAGCGGAAGGACCACCAGCCGCGTCGGATTCGGATACGTCCAGCTGTTGTCGAAGCTGCCGTAGACCGGCTCGAACTCACGATCCGACGCGTAGAACAGGTACTTCCCTTCCGGATCGAAAGTCGGCTGCGTGTCGTTCAGATAGCCGGTCGTCGCCTGGTGCAGTTTTGCCGCCTTCGTGTCGTACAGGAACACCGCGCTGTTGGCGCTGGCCGTCGGCCGAGCGTAGGTCAGCCACCGTGAGTCGGGCGACCACTGGAAGCGGAAGTTCTCGAGGCCGTCATGCGCGATCCAGTCGGGGCACTGGTCGATTGCGGTCGTGCGGTTCCCGTCGAGGTCGTGAATGCGGATGCGCATTGCCTGGTCGATGAACGCCAACTTCTTGCTGTCGGGCGACCACTGCGGCGGGTAGCGGAACCCCGCACCGAGTTTGGTGACGGTCTGTTCCGGACCCGTCCCATCCGCCGGACGCAGGGTCAGCTCGTACTCGCCGCTGCGATCGCTCCAGTACGCAAGGGTCTTTCCATCGGGGGACCACCGCGGATAGCGCTCCGCCACGCCCGACGAACGGGTCATGTTGACGACGGCGCCGAATTCCGCCGGCACCGTCAACACGTCGCCGCGCGCCTCGAACACGGCGCGCTTGCCGGTTGGCGACACGGCGGCATTCTGGATGAGCGGTTCCACTTTCGCGGTCCGTTGTCTGAGCGTCGCTTCGTCGGTGACGACGCTCACCGGAACTTCCGCCGGCTTTTCCGTGGCGAGATCGAGAAAGTACAACCGTCCGCCGGCCTGGAAGACGATGCCGTCCGGGCCGAGCGAGGGGAACGTGATGTCGAAGTCATCGAACCGGGTGACCTGGCGCACCTTCCCGCTCGTCACGCTGTAGGCCCAGATGTTGTTGCGCTGGTTTGCGCCGCGGTCCGAGAGGAAGTAGATCGTATCGCCGTGCCACATCGGCTGCGCGTCGTTGGCCTCGTTGGCAGTGATGTTCTTCGACGCGAACGTCTTCAAATCGAAGAGCCACAGATCCGGCGCCCACCCGCCGCGGTACCGCTTCCAGTTTCGGAAGTCCTGTGACATCGGCATGTAGACGAACTGCCTGCCGTCAGGGGAGTACGTGCCAAATTCGCCGTACGGGACGGGGAGTTTCTCGGGCAGACCTCCCTCGACGCCGACCGTGAAGAACTGGCTGAAGCGCTGGCGGCCGCTCTCGCGGCCAGACGCGAACAGGACCCGCGTGCCGTCCGGTGTCCACCCGATCACGCGGTCACCCATCGGATGATGGGTGAGACGCACGGGTTCGCCGCCGGCAGCCGGAATCACGTAGACATCGGTGTTGCCGTCGTACGAGGCGCTGTAAGCAATCTTCGTTCCGTCAGGAGAAAACCGTGGGAACGATTCCTCACCGGGCGGCGAGCTGAGTCGCACGGCCGTGCCGCCCTTCTTCGAGACGAGCCAGATATCACCCGCGTACACGAAGGCAATCTGGTTCTTTGAGACCGCCGGATAGCGCAGCATCCGCGCATCGATTTGCGCCGAAGCTGCTGTCGCGCAGCCGGCAACGGCCAGACAGGCAAGCACAACGATGGACTTCGAACTGATCATGTGTGACAACTCCCGATGTAAGGCACGACTATCCAGGATGGTCCAGCGGAGCGCAAGACGGAAGCGCCCGGTTCGCTCAACGGCCGAACTTCATCTGCACCGTGCCCGGCGCACGCACCACTGGGGGATCCGCGTGGTAGATCACCCACACGAAGTTCACGCGGCCCGGTTCCTCCTCGATCGGCCCATCCGCGGTGCCGGGGTGCCAGCCCTCGAACACGGCCCTGCGCGTCGGGCCGTACGGCTTGGTGCCCCAACGTTTCCAGTCGCCGACCGCAATGGGCGCGATCCGCCACTTCCCGTTGGAACTGCCGAACGTCCACGTGCCGTCCGGGAGGATCTCCAACCTCGTGGAAACAGCCGTAATGGTGGTCCCGGCGCCGCCGCGGTCGTAGAAGAGACGCTCGGAGTAGACCCGCCAGCTTCCCGCGATGGTCTGGCCTCCGCCAGTCTGACCGGGCGTCATCGCCGCGAGCACGACCCACGCAACCGCCGTGGCAAGAAGCGTGAAACGAATCTGCCGAATCCCAATTGTGACGCCATGACAACGAAGCATGTCCATTCCCCCGGCCGCTCGCCCGCCCGAGCGGCGCTACTTCGCGACAGCCGGGGCAAACGTCCCCGGCAGCGTCATCTTCAGTTCCCTCACCAGGAATCCGAACACATCGGCGCGTTCCTCGATCTGCTTGGCCGTCGGCTTGCCGGCGCCATGCCCGGCCTTCGTCTCGATGCGGATCAGCACGGGAGCGGTTCCCGCCTGCGCGGCCTGAAGAGTGGCCGCGAACTTGAAGCTGTGGGCGGGCACGACGCGATCGTCGTGATCGGCAGTCGTCACGA
This Acidobacteriota bacterium DNA region includes the following protein-coding sequences:
- a CDS encoding Rho termination factor N-terminal domain-containing protein yields the protein MAHTYHELKDKTVFDLREIAKEIQHDAVQGYSQMNKDHLLVAICKALNIPIHEHHDVVGINKAALKARIRVLKKERDAAVEAHDHAKLKAIRSHIHGLDRQIKKHMM
- a CDS encoding PDZ domain-containing protein, giving the protein MISSKSIVVLACLAVAGCATAASAQIDARMLRYPAVSKNQIAFVYAGDIWLVSKKGGTAVRLSSPPGEESFPRFSPDGTKIAYSASYDGNTDVYVIPAAGGEPVRLTHHPMGDRVIGWTPDGTRVLFASGRESGRQRFSQFFTVGVEGGLPEKLPVPYGEFGTYSPDGRQFVYMPMSQDFRNWKRYRGGWAPDLWLFDLKTFASKNITANEANDAQPMWHGDTIYFLSDRGANQRNNIWAYSVTSGKVRQVTRFDDFDITFPSLGPDGIVFQAGGRLYFLDLATEKPAEVPVSVVTDEATLRQRTAKVEPLIQNAAVSPTGKRAVFEARGDVLTVPAEFGAVVNMTRSSGVAERYPRWSPDGKTLAYWSDRSGEYELTLRPADGTGPEQTVTKLGAGFRYPPQWSPDSKKLAFIDQAMRIRIHDLDGNRTTAIDQCPDWIAHDGLENFRFQWSPDSRWLTYARPTASANSAVFLYDTKAAKLHQATTGYLNDTQPTFDPEGKYLFYASDREFEPVYGSFDNSWTYPNPTRLVVLPLRKDVTSPLAARNDVENAAPDAGNKPADKKGQPAGKTDKPEDKQGEQPKPDDKKEEASPAAPASVEIDLDDFESRAIVLPPKAGSYADLQAIKGKLLYRRLPRAGSGEEKSPIVYFDLAEREEKTVLDEAGGFEVTFDGKKMLVASKRKFAILDIKPAQKFEKPLATADMEAPVDPRAEWRQIFADVYRFERDFFYDPNMHGVDWAALRTRYGRLLDEAVTRWDVDFLIGEFIGELNASHTYHGGGDIEQAPQRSVGLLGVDWELAGGAYRIKQIVRGGPWDASVRSPLDEPGLNVKPGEYVLAVNGVAIDARTDPWAAFQGLGDKTVVLTVNATPSTTGARQVVVKCLSSEVELRFRAWMEQRRQIVDKATGGKVGYIYVQSTGVDAQNELMRQFMAQWKKDGLVIDERWNSGGQIPDRFIELLNRPILAYWAVRDGASQQWPPVAHRGPEVMLINGWSGSGGDAFPTYFREAGLGLLVGTRTWGGLIGISGAPSLADGGSVTVPTFRMYDPKGQWFAEGHGVEPDISVEDDPTELAKGVDPQLQRAIKEVMDRVAAAPKGPARPAYEKRIPKGGVQ
- the glmS gene encoding glutamine--fructose-6-phosphate transaminase (isomerizing); its protein translation is MCGIFGIVTRDDQPLGEILLGAARRLSYRGYDSVGAATIDRAGHVDLRKDVGKVDEVAPRLGFSALRGHRGIVQLRWATFGAPSQINAQPHLDSDGDLVGAHNGNVVNNVALRQEFIAEGLTVRSTNDGESCVHAVERYVNQGLDMVEAIRRAYDVLEGDYAFVIASVHDERLYAFKKGSGLVVGLGDGFTCCSSDLPSLLPLTTRIVRLRDGEIVVLDPGGASLWSVADGARVERDPEVFTKGMDAAVKGGYEHFMLKEIHEQPDVARELLHLFEASRHVDVMASAMRSAQHLYYVGCGTSYHAGMVGAVYAARLAGRSAIPVLAPQFVAQYGPTLTKDDAVVFVSQSGETKDVLSALDVAERAGTRCLGLLNVLGSSLAHHASAYLPLACGYEISVPATKTFLNQVLAFLYLAMRIGGHDTKALRTVPDLLEQTIDTTDAHVDRILPSVNPRSDLYTLGYGLTYGIALEGALKLKEITYAHCEGMLSTEFKHGPLSAVDEGYPVIFVVGPDDVPLLISAINEVTVRGGRAIAIAEPDSRLTGNAHDIVPLPAAGALINPLLATIPLQMLSYKMSVARGHDPDFPRNLSKTLTVD
- a CDS encoding CHRD domain-containing protein; translation: MKRFVVLVCAMSLVAAGCDKSISPAVPTGLVTLVAQLAGASNVPPAGYLGGATALEAGATGSLQMTMTPTTGGDYTASFSLSLRGLLTQGVLPYPLDNGSAIVAGYVHQGAAGALGAPVVALPISQTAPILSPTGTVLITINGVTVTSAVASGILANPAGYYFNLYSGLNTAGVLRGQLVRQ